In Ignavibacteriota bacterium, the genomic window CACATGCTGAGCGCTGAACTGCTCGCAACCTACACCTTCACGTCGTTCGGACTCTACGCGGCGCTGGGGCCGTCCGCGGGATTCATACTCGGAAACCGATTTGTCAAGACCGAGACCATCGCCGGTCCGCCGGGCGTGACCTATCTCGACGGAAGCACGTCGAAGGAGATGTACGCCGGCTCGAGCGACATTGTGCGCGGGTCGGTCTTTACGCTGCGCGGCGGACTCGGCGCTAAAATTCCGATATCCCGATCCATTACTCTGAATCCCGAAGTCCTGTACGGATTTCCGCTCAGCACCGTCTCGACCGACGGGAACTGGAAAGTATCCACACTTCAGGCGACGCTCGGCGTCCTTTTCCCCTTGTAGGAGACGGCACTCATGAAAACTCGCATGTGCATCCTGCTCTGCCTCGCCTTCTCGGTCTCCGTTTCCGCGACCGCGCAGAATTTCAGTTCCTATCCCATCGTCGTGCGGCCCATCGACACCGACATCAACACGGCCGAGAACGACTACGCGCCGTTCCTCAGCATCGACCGCGGCACGATGTATTTCACGTCGTACCGCGGCGCGGGCTCGCGCGGCGAGGCCGACATTTACCGCGCCGCGCGCAGCGGCGAACGCTGGGCCGCCGCCGCGAACGCGGGCGACGTCTTTAATACGGGCGATAACGACGGCGCCCTCGCGATCGCGGCCGACAATACCAGCGTCGTGTTCGCGTCCGAGGAACGGCCCGGCGGCCTGGGCGATACGGACCTCTGGCTCGGGCGTCTCGTGAACGGCGTCCTATCTGATGTGCGCAATCCCGGAGCTGTTGTCAACAGCACCCGGTGGGATTCGCAGCCCACACTCTCGGGCGACGGCACCACACTGATATTTTCGTCGGACAGACCCGGCGGGAAGGGCGGGGCGGATCTGTGGATCGCGACCAGCGACAACTGGGGCACGTTCCGCGAGGCGCGGCCACTCGGTACGCTGCTCAACACATCCGGCAATGAATGCGCCCCCTACCTTACGCCCGATGGCGGCACGTTGTATTTCGCCAGCGACGGGCACGGCGGTTATGGCGGCTACGATATCTGGATGTCGATACGTGAAGGCGACACATGGACGGCGCCCGTCAATCTCGGCCCCGTCATAAATTCCGATGAAGACGATCTGTTCTTCCATGCTCCCGCGAAAGACCGCGAGTTCTTCCTCGCCTCCGCGCGACGTGGTGGCTACGGCGGACTCGACATTTACGCGGGCACACCGAACGTGTTCGGGGCGGGTATGTTCCGCATGGTTGTGCGTGTGATCGATTCCGTGAGCGGCGCACCGCTGCCGAGCATCGTCACCGTGACCGACGCGGAGACCGGCGGCGTTGTCGCGTCGTTCGTCACCAATTCGCAGGCCGACGAATACGCGCAGTTGCTGCCCGCGGCGCGCGCCTACAAGGTCGAGGCCAGCATACGCGAGTATCCGCCGCGGTCCGCTCTGGTCGTATCGACACCGCCGAACACCGAGGCCGTCACCGTGCTGCGCTTCGGACCCATCACTGTCGCGGAATTCGATCTCGGCAAATACAACGTGCCGTTTTTTGTCACCGGGTATTACCGGCCCAACACAAAACAGAATCTTGCGGAACTGTTCGGCAAACTGTCAGGACCCCTCTCGCAGGCCGGCTACATCGAGCGTTTCAAGGAGCAGTCGAAGCGCCATCAACAATACCAGGCCTATGCGGAGACTGTCGAGGGGATTTTCCAGACTGTGTACACCGCAGGTGTGGACGAGATTTTTCCGCGCTTCAAGGCCGCGGCGCTGCCGGGCGAGGCGCTTGAAATCCGCGTCATCGGTTATGCCGATCCGCAGCCCATCGTCGGGGTATTTCACGAAGAGCACCGCGTCGATTTTGTGGATGTCTCCGGTGTTGCACATTCGGTGGACAAGGGCGAAAGCCTCGACAACTTGAAGCTCTCAGGACTGCGGGCGCATTTCTCGGCCGAATATCTCGACGAGCTGTTTTCGGCATCCGCCGCGAAGGGTCTGACAACATACAAGGAATTACGCGATGCGGGACGTATCCGCTACGTGGTTGTGGGCGGCGATGTGAGCCGCGACCAGAACGACTTTGCCGCCCAGCGACGCATCCGCATCACGATGAGCCGCGTCGGAACCGCGCCTCGCGGAGCCGACAGCGACTTTGATCTCAACAAGAGGTACAAATGACGGTACAAGGAACACAGGCGCCGCGCGAAGGCGCGGATATCTGGACGCTCGCAGGTAAGCGCGCTCTCGTCACCGGCGCCACCCGCGGCATCGGTGAGGCCATCGCGGGCGAGTTGCTGGAGCGCGGCGCCGAGGTGCTGCTGGTGGCGCGCAGCGCGGATTCCGTACACGCCGCCGCGGAAGGTTGGCGCGCGCGCGGCTTTGCGGCCGTGGGCCTCGCGGCTGATGTGTCGCAAGAGAAGGGACGGGACACACTCGCGCGATTTGTGCAGGACGAGTGGGGCAGTCTCGACGTGCTGGTCAACAATGTGGGCACC contains:
- a CDS encoding PD40 domain-containing protein, whose amino-acid sequence is MKTRMCILLCLAFSVSVSATAQNFSSYPIVVRPIDTDINTAENDYAPFLSIDRGTMYFTSYRGAGSRGEADIYRAARSGERWAAAANAGDVFNTGDNDGALAIAADNTSVVFASEERPGGLGDTDLWLGRLVNGVLSDVRNPGAVVNSTRWDSQPTLSGDGTTLIFSSDRPGGKGGADLWIATSDNWGTFREARPLGTLLNTSGNECAPYLTPDGGTLYFASDGHGGYGGYDIWMSIREGDTWTAPVNLGPVINSDEDDLFFHAPAKDREFFLASARRGGYGGLDIYAGTPNVFGAGMFRMVVRVIDSVSGAPLPSIVTVTDAETGGVVASFVTNSQADEYAQLLPAARAYKVEASIREYPPRSALVVSTPPNTEAVTVLRFGPITVAEFDLGKYNVPFFVTGYYRPNTKQNLAELFGKLSGPLSQAGYIERFKEQSKRHQQYQAYAETVEGIFQTVYTAGVDEIFPRFKAAALPGEALEIRVIGYADPQPIVGVFHEEHRVDFVDVSGVAHSVDKGESLDNLKLSGLRAHFSAEYLDELFSASAAKGLTTYKELRDAGRIRYVVVGGDVSRDQNDFAAQRRIRITMSRVGTAPRGADSDFDLNKRYK